One window of the Actinomyces procaprae genome contains the following:
- a CDS encoding HAD hydrolase-like protein: MQVTAGAGPRSRPLPPAYAPSVVLLDLDGTLVDSAPAILAALAAAFSELGLPAQAPTELMRFVGPPLVDGFRLYAGLTGAANAEAVATYRRHYRRTMLDSPLYDGVAELVRALHARGVPLALATSKHEGYAREILAHADLLDYFTVVSGARAGDVGGRKAQVIDSALRRLGAAGADLSRPIHVGDLHHDVEGAAEMGIDCVGVLWGYGDQEALRGAVAQAATPAELGVLLGVED; encoded by the coding sequence ATGCAAGTCACTGCCGGAGCCGGCCCTCGTAGCCGTCCGCTCCCACCCGCATACGCACCATCCGTCGTCCTGCTGGACCTGGACGGCACCCTCGTAGACTCCGCACCCGCTATCCTCGCGGCGCTTGCGGCCGCGTTCAGCGAGCTCGGGCTGCCGGCACAAGCGCCCACCGAGCTGATGCGCTTCGTGGGCCCCCCACTGGTTGACGGGTTCCGGCTGTACGCGGGCCTGACCGGCGCGGCCAACGCCGAGGCGGTGGCCACCTACCGGCGCCACTACCGCAGGACCATGCTCGACTCTCCCCTCTACGACGGCGTGGCGGAGCTGGTGCGCGCCCTGCACGCCCGCGGGGTGCCGCTGGCACTGGCGACCTCCAAGCACGAGGGCTACGCGCGCGAGATTCTGGCGCACGCCGACCTGCTCGACTACTTCACCGTGGTCAGCGGTGCCCGTGCCGGGGACGTCGGAGGCAGGAAGGCGCAGGTCATCGACTCGGCGCTCCGGCGCCTCGGCGCGGCCGGCGCCGACCTGAGCCGGCCGATCCACGTCGGCGACCTCCACCATGACGTCGAGGGGGCTGCGGAAATGGGCATTGACTGCGTTGGGGTGCTTTGGGGCTACGGCGATCAGGAGGCGCTGCGGGGTGCCGTCGCCCAAGCCGCCACCCCGGCTGAGCTGGGCGTACTACTCGGAGTGGAGGACTGA
- a CDS encoding D-hexose-6-phosphate mutarotase, translating into MNADTTRPRLPRTAAVTPGRGGQPRLLIDAPAGSAEIYLHGAHLTAWTPRGGRPVIFTSRRAVFDGAAAIRGGVPLCLPWFGAGVSGARRPAHGWGRISTWQLRSVESRADGGVQALLALERDGIAALYSVGVGEELSLTVSLRRTGAADAYADEPVEVALHSYLAVGDVTAVEVTGLDGAAYLDKVTGMSGRIQHGPLRITAPTDRVFDSGAPVTVTDPAYGRRITVTGVRARNTVVWNPWSAGAASMTDLDDDEFASMLCVESAVVGGNAVRLGPGESVSLGTRIAVAPL; encoded by the coding sequence ATGAACGCAGACACCACACGCCCCCGCCTGCCGCGAACCGCGGCCGTCACCCCGGGCCGGGGCGGCCAGCCGAGACTACTCATTGACGCGCCTGCGGGCAGCGCCGAGATCTACCTGCACGGGGCGCACCTGACCGCGTGGACGCCTCGCGGTGGCCGGCCCGTCATCTTCACCTCGCGCCGGGCGGTCTTCGACGGGGCCGCCGCGATCCGCGGTGGCGTGCCGCTGTGCCTGCCCTGGTTCGGCGCGGGTGTGAGTGGTGCGCGGCGCCCCGCACACGGTTGGGGCCGCATCTCCACCTGGCAGCTGCGTAGCGTGGAGTCGCGCGCGGACGGGGGCGTGCAGGCTCTGCTCGCACTCGAGCGCGACGGCATCGCCGCCTTGTACTCGGTGGGTGTGGGGGAGGAGCTGTCACTGACTGTCTCACTGCGCCGTACCGGTGCCGCGGACGCATATGCGGATGAGCCGGTGGAGGTCGCCCTGCACAGCTATCTGGCGGTCGGCGATGTGACGGCCGTGGAGGTCACGGGCCTGGACGGCGCCGCCTACCTGGACAAGGTGACCGGCATGAGCGGGCGGATACAGCACGGCCCGCTGCGCATCACCGCGCCGACGGACCGCGTATTCGACTCCGGCGCGCCGGTCACCGTCACCGATCCGGCCTACGGGCGCCGCATCACCGTCACCGGCGTGCGTGCCCGGAACACCGTGGTGTGGAATCCCTGGAGCGCGGGCGCCGCCTCGATGACGGACCTGGACGATGACGAGTTCGCCTCCATGCTGTGCGTGGAGAGCGCCGTCGTCGGGGGCAATGCCGTGCGCCTCGGTCCTGGGGAGTCGGTGTCACTGGGCACCAGGATCGCCGTCGCCCCGCTATGA
- a CDS encoding bifunctional GNAT family N-acetyltransferase/nucleoside triphosphate pyrophosphohydrolase family protein, whose product MQPFEIRVPAETRDGANLPELLLSAPAEADIDRIAEVCQDPDIQEWTTVPRGYTRAHAQDFIDRTVSAGWEAGNDLNWAVREVGADGTATLVGMMGISGQADGAWEIGYWLAPEARGRGTVSRAARGLIDVAFDPEGQVHAAVLRWRCDIHDGVPNWASWRVAWGLGFRREGRVRSFLANDGVLHDGWVGTLLPDDPRRPAAPWDGPVTVGGQVAGSSHTHGAATPLVAADPVGEREGDDPEALVRRFHSTYGLPIQTDGPSLDRESLHMRMSLIAEEFAELTGAVYGQAARGEVEAAYRRAVAADDGTRDTVEAADALADLVYVIYGMALETGIDLAAVLAEVQRSNMSKLGADGRPIYREDGKVLKGPGFFPPDVPGVLGL is encoded by the coding sequence ATGCAGCCCTTCGAGATCCGCGTTCCCGCCGAGACCCGTGACGGCGCCAACCTGCCCGAGCTCCTGCTGTCCGCCCCGGCGGAGGCAGACATCGACCGCATCGCGGAGGTATGCCAGGATCCCGACATCCAGGAGTGGACCACCGTGCCGCGCGGTTACACCCGCGCGCACGCGCAGGACTTCATCGACCGCACCGTGAGTGCCGGCTGGGAGGCCGGCAACGACCTGAATTGGGCCGTGCGCGAGGTCGGCGCCGACGGCACCGCCACTCTGGTCGGCATGATGGGCATTTCCGGTCAGGCCGACGGCGCCTGGGAGATCGGTTACTGGCTGGCCCCCGAGGCCCGTGGTCGGGGCACGGTCTCCCGGGCTGCGCGAGGTCTCATCGACGTCGCCTTCGACCCGGAGGGTCAGGTGCATGCCGCTGTTCTGCGGTGGCGCTGCGACATTCACGACGGCGTGCCCAACTGGGCGTCCTGGCGGGTCGCCTGGGGACTGGGCTTCCGCCGCGAGGGGCGGGTGCGCTCCTTCCTCGCCAACGACGGCGTCCTGCACGACGGCTGGGTGGGCACGCTCCTGCCCGATGATCCCCGCCGCCCCGCCGCTCCCTGGGACGGTCCCGTCACGGTCGGCGGGCAGGTGGCCGGCTCCTCGCACACGCACGGCGCCGCCACCCCACTGGTGGCCGCCGACCCGGTCGGTGAGCGCGAGGGCGACGACCCCGAGGCGCTGGTGCGCCGCTTCCACTCCACCTACGGCCTGCCGATCCAGACCGACGGGCCCAGCCTGGACCGTGAGAGCCTGCACATGCGCATGAGCCTGATCGCCGAGGAGTTCGCCGAGCTGACCGGCGCCGTCTACGGGCAGGCGGCCCGCGGCGAGGTCGAGGCCGCCTATAGGCGGGCCGTTGCGGCCGACGACGGTACCCGCGACACGGTGGAGGCCGCCGACGCCCTGGCCGATTTGGTCTACGTCATCTACGGCATGGCGCTGGAGACCGGCATCGACCTGGCCGCGGTACTGGCCGAGGTGCAACGCTCCAACATGTCCAAGCTCGGGGCGGATGGTCGGCCCATCTACCGGGAGGACGGCAAGGTCCTCAAGGGGCCCGGCTTCTTCCCGCCGGACGTTCCCGGCGTGCTCGGCCTCTAA
- a CDS encoding M3 family metallopeptidase, translating to MTPMTQADPAVADALPETNPFARPWELDLELPDFGAVSPADIEPAVRAGMAAQRAQWEAIATNPAAPTVENTVAAVERSGELLSRALTVLYALTSATDSPELDALEEALAPDLAAHEDAYSLDARIYRRFKTLDEQVRAAAQATPARTPVDADGQAIDAETARYIRLAVEEFERDGVALTGPNADRLRAINARLTALSTRFATLTTKAMHAAGVANFTATPALATTAAHAERVALLNRSLGRALSGEHDTRALVLEEAGLRAERARLLGYPHHAAVVAAESAARTSQAVNELLARLVPPAMANARRDAETYAARMAADPATRPGESFGPADWPRYEEAERKERFGVDDATLAPYLELDNVVERGVFYAASRLYGISFHERPDLAAHMYAPDVRVWEVRDGEGDDAPLLGLFVGDYYAREGKHGGAWMDSLVEQSHLTGRRPVVINCLNLTKPETGPTLMSWDNVITAFHEFGHALHGLFADTRWPSASGTNVPRDVVEFPSQVNEKWALHPQVIASYARHVDTGAPLPQSLAEQLRSQGAFGQGYATTEYLGAALLDQAWHTLEPQEVPDDVTAVEAFEHAALADAGIDDALVPPRYRTTYFAHVFGGGYAAAYYAYIWSEVMDADTTEWFRTDGEGGRGGDLGLNRRAGERFRREFLSRGDSRDPLVSYRAYRGRDPEIAPLLQRRGLNWIVASPVDAPHG from the coding sequence ATGACTCCCATGACTCAGGCCGATCCCGCTGTGGCGGACGCACTCCCCGAAACCAACCCCTTCGCCCGCCCCTGGGAACTCGACCTGGAACTGCCCGATTTCGGCGCCGTCTCGCCGGCGGACATCGAGCCGGCGGTACGGGCCGGTATGGCGGCTCAGCGTGCCCAGTGGGAGGCGATTGCCACCAACCCCGCCGCGCCGACCGTGGAGAACACGGTCGCCGCCGTCGAACGCAGCGGCGAACTGCTGTCCCGCGCCCTGACCGTGCTGTACGCGCTGACCTCGGCTACCGACAGCCCCGAGCTGGACGCGCTGGAGGAGGCCCTCGCCCCCGACCTGGCCGCCCACGAAGACGCCTACAGCCTGGATGCGCGCATCTACCGGCGCTTCAAGACCCTCGACGAACAGGTGCGTGCCGCCGCCCAGGCCACGCCCGCCCGGACCCCGGTGGACGCCGACGGTCAGGCGATCGACGCCGAGACCGCCCGCTACATCCGCCTGGCCGTAGAGGAGTTCGAACGCGACGGCGTCGCCCTGACCGGCCCGAACGCGGACCGGCTGCGCGCCATCAACGCCCGCCTGACGGCCCTGTCCACCCGCTTCGCCACGCTCACCACCAAGGCCATGCACGCCGCCGGCGTCGCCAACTTCACCGCCACTCCCGCGCTGGCCACCACCGCCGCCCACGCCGAGCGCGTCGCCCTGCTGAACCGGTCACTGGGCCGTGCACTGTCCGGCGAACATGACACTCGGGCCCTCGTGCTGGAGGAGGCCGGGCTGCGGGCCGAGCGCGCCCGCCTGCTCGGCTACCCCCACCACGCCGCGGTCGTCGCCGCCGAGTCGGCCGCCCGCACCAGCCAGGCCGTCAACGAGCTGCTCGCCCGCCTGGTGCCCCCGGCCATGGCCAACGCCCGCCGCGACGCGGAAACCTACGCCGCCCGCATGGCCGCCGACCCGGCCACCCGACCCGGGGAGAGCTTCGGCCCCGCCGACTGGCCCCGCTACGAGGAGGCCGAGCGCAAGGAACGCTTCGGCGTCGACGACGCCACCCTCGCCCCCTACCTGGAGCTGGACAACGTCGTCGAACGGGGCGTCTTCTACGCTGCGAGCCGCCTGTACGGCATCAGCTTCCACGAGCGTCCCGACCTGGCCGCCCACATGTACGCCCCGGATGTGCGCGTCTGGGAGGTGCGCGATGGCGAGGGTGACGATGCACCCCTGCTGGGACTGTTCGTCGGCGACTACTACGCCCGCGAGGGCAAGCACGGCGGCGCCTGGATGGACTCCCTGGTGGAGCAGAGCCACCTGACCGGGCGCAGGCCGGTGGTCATCAACTGCCTGAACCTGACCAAGCCCGAAACCGGGCCCACGCTGATGAGCTGGGACAACGTGATCACCGCCTTCCACGAGTTCGGCCACGCCCTGCACGGCCTGTTCGCCGATACCCGCTGGCCCAGCGCGTCGGGCACCAACGTGCCCCGCGACGTCGTCGAGTTCCCCTCCCAGGTCAACGAGAAGTGGGCACTGCACCCGCAGGTCATCGCCTCCTACGCCCGCCACGTGGACACCGGCGCGCCCCTGCCGCAGTCCCTCGCCGAGCAGCTGCGCAGCCAGGGCGCCTTCGGCCAGGGCTACGCCACCACCGAGTACTTGGGGGCGGCCCTGCTCGACCAGGCGTGGCACACCCTGGAGCCGCAGGAGGTGCCCGACGACGTGACCGCGGTCGAGGCCTTCGAGCATGCCGCCCTGGCCGACGCCGGCATTGACGATGCCCTGGTCCCGCCCCGCTACCGCACCACCTACTTCGCCCATGTCTTCGGCGGCGGCTATGCGGCCGCCTACTACGCCTACATCTGGAGCGAGGTTATGGACGCCGACACCACCGAATGGTTCCGCACCGACGGCGAGGGCGGCCGCGGCGGCGACCTGGGCCTGAATCGCCGGGCCGGGGAGCGCTTCCGCCGTGAGTTCCTCTCCCGTGGGGACTCCCGCGACCCGCTCGTCTCCTACCGCGCCTACCGCGGCCGCGACCCGGAGATCGCCCCGCTGCTTCAACGCCGGGGGCTGAACTGGATCGTGGCCTCGCCGGTAGACGCGCCCCACGGTTGA
- a CDS encoding DNA primase: protein MTNDPRSALNRLIAAFEAHLDAAATGDEASPAVVAAEDALQDAFFTYDDALFTAYGIELPFDTFDSDEDDDEAEDDEDADDYDDDDVDDEDMDADDYDDYDDREVDDDYEA, encoded by the coding sequence ATGACGAACGACCCGCGGTCCGCGCTCAACCGACTCATCGCCGCCTTCGAGGCGCACCTGGACGCCGCCGCAACGGGTGACGAGGCATCCCCGGCCGTGGTTGCGGCGGAGGACGCCCTCCAGGACGCCTTCTTCACATACGACGACGCCCTGTTCACCGCCTACGGCATCGAGCTCCCCTTCGACACCTTCGACTCCGACGAGGATGACGATGAGGCGGAGGACGATGAGGACGCGGACGACTACGACGATGATGACGTAGACGATGAGGACATGGACGCGGACGACTACGACGACTACGACGACCGGGAGGTCGACGACGACTACGAGGCCTGA
- a CDS encoding aldo/keto reductase, with amino-acid sequence MEHRRLGRTGLRVSAVGLGTMTWGRDTDELEAKDQLEIFLDAGGTLLDTAASYCEGASEEVIGGLLAGAVDRRDVVLVSKAGVRTWRTGARSTAADASRGTLLDTLDDSLARLGTDHLDLWLVQVPDATTPLEETADALRIAVASGRTRYVGVSNHPAWASVHLADLLREAGGPGLAAVEVEHSLLSRGIERELLPAATGLGFGVIGYAPLGRGVLTGKYRATTPPDSRGASPHLRAYVAPYLGERFQGIVEAVATAAVGLDRKPVEVALAWARDAAGMASTIVGARTPGQLRGALAAEDLDLPAQIRHALDEVTAPEVGYPERF; translated from the coding sequence ATGGAACACAGGCGGCTCGGGCGCACCGGATTGCGCGTATCGGCGGTCGGACTCGGCACCATGACCTGGGGGCGGGACACCGATGAGCTTGAGGCGAAGGACCAGTTGGAGATCTTCCTCGACGCCGGCGGAACCCTGCTGGACACGGCCGCCTCCTACTGCGAGGGCGCCTCGGAGGAGGTGATCGGCGGCCTGCTGGCCGGGGCGGTGGATCGGCGCGACGTGGTGCTGGTTTCCAAGGCGGGTGTGCGCACCTGGCGCACCGGCGCCCGCTCGACGGCGGCCGATGCCTCTCGGGGCACCCTGCTGGACACGCTGGATGACTCGCTGGCGCGCCTGGGCACGGACCACCTGGATCTATGGCTGGTGCAGGTCCCCGATGCGACCACTCCGCTGGAGGAGACCGCCGACGCGCTACGAATCGCCGTCGCCAGCGGCCGCACCCGCTATGTGGGGGTATCGAACCACCCCGCCTGGGCGAGCGTGCACCTGGCGGACCTGCTGCGTGAGGCTGGCGGGCCGGGCCTGGCCGCGGTGGAGGTGGAGCACTCGCTCCTGTCACGCGGCATCGAGCGGGAACTGTTGCCGGCGGCGACGGGACTCGGCTTCGGCGTGATCGGCTACGCCCCGCTCGGGCGCGGAGTACTCACTGGCAAGTACCGGGCCACCACTCCCCCGGATTCGCGCGGCGCCTCCCCGCACCTGCGCGCCTACGTGGCGCCCTACCTGGGCGAGCGGTTCCAGGGCATTGTGGAGGCCGTGGCCACGGCAGCCGTTGGCCTGGACCGCAAGCCCGTAGAGGTGGCCCTGGCGTGGGCTCGGGACGCCGCCGGGATGGCCTCAACCATCGTGGGGGCACGCACCCCCGGGCAGTTGCGCGGAGCCCTGGCCGCCGAGGACCTGGACCTGCCGGCGCAGATCCGCCATGCCCTGGATGAGGTGACCGCCCCGGAGGTCGGCTACCCCGAGCGCTTCTGA
- a CDS encoding sulfurtransferase TusA family protein, whose product MRTVLETEGLVCPFPVMEAEEAMADLETGDELVIAFDCTQGTQSLPAWAADNGYTVTEFTKTGEASWAITVRK is encoded by the coding sequence ATGCGCACCGTTTTGGAGACCGAGGGCCTCGTCTGCCCCTTCCCCGTGATGGAGGCTGAGGAGGCGATGGCTGATCTGGAGACCGGCGACGAGCTCGTCATCGCCTTCGACTGCACCCAGGGCACCCAGTCGCTGCCCGCCTGGGCGGCGGACAACGGCTACACCGTCACCGAGTTCACCAAGACCGGTGAGGCCTCCTGGGCCATCACTGTCCGCAAGTAG
- a CDS encoding YeeE/YedE family protein, producing MILTGLIVGGLLGLVLQRGRFCITGAFRDLWVSGSWRWMTAFLLAIAVQAVGVTLLTATGAITPEVPTLSVVATAVGSLLFGVGIVLAGGCATGTYYRAGEGLVGSWFALIAYAGTAAASKTGVLAPVTTWVKGLWTTQLTTIPATFGLPDWVGVLALAAAVALLVRWQLRLAADRPAVLQLAPQRTGLNHLLFERAWNPLVTGVLVGLVAVIAWPTSWASGRHDGLGITTPSSNLVGWLVTGDGSRLDWGVPLVLGILIGSHLSARASGEFRVRVPSATVIRRSIGGGLLMGVGAAWAGGCSIGNALVQTSLLSWQGWTALVFQVLGVGAAAYVTLIRPRNQRRAARAAASAASERLGESEATGALVSR from the coding sequence ATGATTCTCACCGGACTAATCGTCGGCGGCCTCCTCGGACTCGTCCTCCAACGCGGCCGCTTCTGCATCACCGGCGCCTTCCGAGACCTGTGGGTCTCCGGATCCTGGCGGTGGATGACCGCCTTCCTGCTGGCCATCGCCGTCCAGGCCGTCGGCGTCACCCTGTTAACGGCTACCGGCGCCATCACCCCGGAGGTGCCCACACTGTCGGTCGTGGCGACCGCGGTCGGCTCGCTACTGTTCGGCGTCGGCATTGTGCTGGCCGGGGGCTGCGCCACGGGCACCTATTACCGGGCCGGGGAGGGCCTGGTGGGTTCCTGGTTCGCGCTCATCGCCTACGCCGGGACGGCTGCGGCCTCGAAGACCGGAGTGCTAGCCCCGGTGACCACCTGGGTCAAGGGCCTGTGGACCACGCAGTTGACCACGATTCCCGCCACCTTCGGGCTGCCCGACTGGGTCGGCGTGCTCGCACTGGCGGCAGCAGTCGCCCTCCTGGTGCGGTGGCAGCTGCGGCTTGCCGCGGACCGGCCCGCCGTCCTGCAGCTGGCTCCCCAGCGCACGGGCCTGAACCACCTGCTGTTCGAACGCGCTTGGAACCCGCTGGTGACGGGCGTGCTCGTCGGGCTGGTGGCGGTCATCGCCTGGCCGACTTCGTGGGCCAGCGGCCGCCACGACGGGCTGGGAATCACCACGCCGTCGTCGAACCTGGTCGGGTGGCTGGTGACGGGGGACGGCAGCCGACTCGACTGGGGCGTGCCGCTGGTGCTCGGCATCCTCATCGGCTCCCATCTCAGCGCCCGCGCGTCGGGTGAGTTCCGCGTCCGCGTCCCCTCCGCCACCGTGATTCGCCGTTCGATCGGCGGCGGGCTGCTCATGGGTGTGGGCGCGGCCTGGGCCGGCGGCTGCTCCATCGGCAACGCCCTGGTGCAGACCTCCCTGCTGTCCTGGCAGGGCTGGACGGCGCTCGTCTTCCAGGTGCTGGGCGTGGGCGCCGCCGCGTACGTCACCCTTATCCGCCCCCGTAATCAGCGGCGTGCCGCGCGCGCGGCAGCATCCGCCGCCTCCGAGCGCCTGGGTGAGTCCGAGGCGACAGGCGCGCTCGTGAGCCGCTGA
- a CDS encoding RecB family exonuclease, producing MSEHPSRPDAAPAVTTKVDAVPTADGVRPTGPGDSARATGPGGCGNRRGSGRTALSPSRAKDFMQCPLLFRLRTVDRIPEPGSLATHKGTLVHAILERLYDLPARERTREAALAMLPGQWEAHREKNPAVMALFADPAQVDPWLNEARELVGAYFQLENPTRLEPAERELFVQAETRDGLLLRGFVDRLDVAPNGAMRVVDYKTGRSPGPRFQEEALFQMRFYALVLWRLRGRAPSRLQLVYLKDGRTLTHDPRLPELETTETKLARIWDEVEDCAAAGEFAPHRSRLCDWCAYHAQCPVFGGTTPELPADGVERLLTARRTPAA from the coding sequence ATGAGTGAACACCCCAGCCGGCCCGACGCCGCACCCGCCGTGACGACCAAGGTCGATGCCGTACCGACCGCCGACGGCGTGCGCCCCACGGGCCCTGGTGACTCCGCCCGTGCCACGGGTCCCGGAGGGTGCGGCAACCGTCGCGGCTCGGGGCGCACAGCGCTGTCGCCGTCGCGGGCCAAGGACTTCATGCAGTGCCCGCTGTTGTTCCGCCTGCGCACCGTGGACCGTATCCCGGAGCCCGGCTCCCTGGCCACCCATAAGGGAACGCTCGTGCACGCGATCCTGGAGCGGCTCTACGACCTGCCGGCCCGCGAGCGCACCCGCGAGGCCGCGCTCGCGATGCTGCCCGGCCAGTGGGAGGCGCACCGGGAGAAGAACCCCGCAGTGATGGCCCTGTTCGCGGACCCCGCCCAGGTCGACCCCTGGCTGAATGAGGCCCGCGAACTGGTCGGTGCCTATTTCCAGCTGGAGAACCCCACGCGGCTGGAGCCGGCCGAGCGGGAGCTGTTCGTGCAGGCGGAGACGCGCGACGGGCTGCTGCTGCGCGGCTTCGTAGACCGCCTGGACGTGGCCCCTAACGGCGCCATGCGCGTGGTCGACTACAAGACCGGCCGGTCCCCGGGCCCGCGCTTCCAGGAGGAGGCGCTGTTCCAGATGCGCTTCTACGCCCTGGTGCTCTGGCGTCTGCGCGGACGGGCCCCATCACGCCTGCAGCTCGTCTACCTGAAGGATGGCCGCACCCTCACCCACGATCCGCGGCTTCCCGAGCTGGAGACCACCGAGACCAAGCTGGCTCGCATCTGGGACGAGGTGGAGGACTGCGCCGCCGCGGGCGAATTCGCCCCGCACCGCTCCCGCCTGTGCGACTGGTGCGCCTACCACGCCCAGTGCCCGGTATTCGGCGGGACCACTCCCGAACTGCCCGCCGACGGCGTCGAACGGCTGCTCACCGCCAGACGCACCCCCGCGGCGTAG
- a CDS encoding sugar ABC transporter ATP-binding protein, which yields MGEVVLEARSIAKSFTGAKVLDDVSLDLRSGEVHALMGENGAGKSTLMRILIGVLRADAGQVLIDGRPVRIGSPRQAMDLGIAMIHQEFNPVLDMRVYENIFIGREPRNSLGLVDLRRMRREAVELLKSMEAELPVDAYMRELSVAQCQQVEIAKALSAQARVVIMDEPTSAITEDDAENLFAQIRRLRDAGVGIIYISHKMEEIFRIADRITVLRDGRHVTTGDASEFDDAALIRSMVGRSIDDVFPKREVSVGEPVLEVRHWSVPSRVHDVSLTLHGGEILGIGGLVGAGRSELVESLFGFGRHSGGTVLRDGLQVHLKRPADAIGHGMALITEDRKRTGLNLSGTVLENVTLPSLERLFPGGLISPRRERRTVSHYMQSLQVKATSPNQYVVELSGGNQQKVVLAKWMLMQPDVVIFDEPTRGIDVGAKHDIYELIGDLVEQGRAVILISSEMGELIGLSDRIMVLAEGRCTGMLERSEFSQEAIMELASRFEG from the coding sequence ATGGGCGAGGTGGTGTTGGAGGCGCGTTCGATCGCCAAGTCCTTCACGGGGGCCAAGGTCCTGGACGACGTGTCCCTCGACTTGCGCAGCGGCGAGGTGCATGCACTGATGGGGGAGAACGGTGCCGGGAAGTCGACCCTGATGCGGATCCTCATCGGCGTCCTGCGAGCCGACGCCGGTCAGGTGCTGATAGACGGCCGCCCGGTGCGCATCGGCTCGCCCCGCCAGGCGATGGACCTGGGAATCGCCATGATCCACCAGGAGTTCAACCCGGTGCTGGACATGCGCGTGTACGAGAACATCTTCATCGGTCGTGAACCGCGCAACTCCCTGGGGCTGGTGGACCTGCGGCGCATGCGTCGGGAGGCAGTCGAGCTGCTGAAGTCCATGGAGGCCGAACTGCCGGTCGATGCCTACATGCGCGAACTGTCCGTCGCACAGTGCCAGCAGGTCGAGATCGCCAAAGCGCTGTCCGCCCAGGCGCGGGTCGTCATCATGGATGAGCCAACCTCCGCGATCACCGAGGATGACGCCGAGAACCTGTTCGCACAGATCCGGCGTCTGCGAGACGCAGGGGTCGGCATCATCTACATCTCCCACAAGATGGAGGAGATCTTCCGCATTGCCGATCGCATAACGGTGCTGCGCGACGGCAGGCACGTAACCACCGGCGATGCGTCCGAATTCGACGATGCCGCCTTGATCAGGTCCATGGTTGGTCGCAGTATCGACGACGTCTTCCCCAAGCGGGAGGTGTCTGTGGGGGAGCCCGTCTTGGAGGTGCGCCATTGGAGCGTACCGAGCCGGGTGCACGACGTCAGCCTGACGCTGCACGGCGGCGAGATCCTCGGCATTGGCGGGCTCGTGGGCGCGGGCCGATCAGAGTTGGTGGAGTCGCTGTTCGGATTCGGGCGGCACTCGGGTGGCACGGTGCTGCGCGACGGTCTTCAGGTGCACCTGAAGCGGCCCGCCGACGCCATCGGGCACGGCATGGCCCTGATCACCGAGGACCGCAAGCGCACCGGCCTGAACCTGAGTGGCACGGTGCTGGAGAACGTGACGCTGCCCTCCCTGGAAAGGCTGTTCCCCGGCGGCCTCATATCTCCCCGGAGGGAACGGCGAACGGTGAGTCATTACATGCAGTCGCTGCAAGTCAAGGCGACCTCACCGAACCAGTACGTCGTGGAACTGTCCGGCGGCAACCAGCAGAAGGTCGTACTGGCCAAATGGATGCTGATGCAGCCCGATGTAGTCATCTTCGACGAGCCCACCCGCGGCATCGACGTTGGCGCCAAACACGACATCTACGAGCTGATCGGCGACCTGGTCGAACAGGGCAGGGCGGTCATCCTCATCTCCTCCGAGATGGGGGAGCTGATTGGGCTCAGCGATCGAATCATGGTGCTGGCGGAGGGCCGCTGCACTGGAATGCTGGAACGCTCCGAATTCTCACAGGAGGCGATCATGGAGCTCGCCTCGCGATTCGAAGGATGA